Genomic window (Phragmites australis chromosome 21, lpPhrAust1.1, whole genome shotgun sequence):
TGAGCATGGATGGATGCTAAGTTTGTAACCAAATCGAACTGCAGGATGCTAAAGGTCTCAACGGAGATAAGTTGGAGAGTAGGCTCTATGTAGGGAATCTGGACTTCAGGATATCAGAGTGGGTTATTTCTTGTGTATTTGGTTGCATGTTCTTTTCAAAGTTGTAGCCTTGCGTTACAAACCGACATTGTAGTGTGATTTTCCAGGTCCGATGTTATCAAGATGTTTTCCCCCTTTGGAAAGATCACAGCCGAGGATTTCTTGTGGCACACACGTGGCCCAAAGCGAGGCGAACCACGGGGCTATGCCTTTGTTCAATACACCACTAAAGAGGTACGAGTAGTATTAATTTCCTGTGACAAAAAAACAGTCGGTTATGGTATTCTCAGTTCTCACCTTTGCCACTGAAGTAAGCATGCAGGAAGCTCAGCTGGCAAAGGAAAAGATGAATGGCAAGTTGGTCCGTGGACGCCCAATGGTGGTTCATCTGGCTAGTGAGAAATGTTCTTTGGACTCTGGTAATTCACAGAGAGCACTGAAAGACAAAAGGCTGGCAGGTGGTTCAGGAGGCAAATCAGGACAAACTGATCGTGCTGCAAAGATAGCTGCTAtaaaaaacaagttaaaatcTCTGGAGGAAGAGGGATGTAGCACAAAAAGACCAAGACTAAAGCCAGATGACTTGACAGGCGCTGGGGAACAATCTCATAAGAAGTTTTGAAGTGAGTTTTTTCATTCTCCAGAATGTTGGGAGCTTGTGCCTGTTTATGCTGGTGACACTTCTAAAGTCGCTGTCATCCTAAAATTTTAGCTTCAGGAAGTAAGTCAGGTCACATGTGTAACATTCCACAGTTTGTCACATTTGTACAACAGTTTGTACCAATTACCTGTTTCTGAATAAATTGGTCTTTTGAGGGGGGAATCATTGTGACAATATGTTGTCTTGGCATTGATAATGTGCTGGTCTGTGAGTTTCAGTTCATTGTTCCTGTTTCTATACATGCTACTGCTTTCCAAAAAGTGTGGGCGTGTATCAGTTTCAATGAAATGCTTACATTTACACACCACTACCTGAAAGTAGAACAGAATCGACAACAATCTCCAAGCTACTACCTGAAAGCGAACAGTGTCCAGCAAATGTTGAGTAACCGTTTGCCTTCATGCCCTATTTGTGCTATAGTCCTGACATGTACAAGATCTTTTGAATTCTACTGAATGAGTTTTGGCACTTGCTTAGTGATATACATTAATACATGCGTTTCTATATTGATAAGTTTGCATCTTCTTTTTTATCATATGTCTGGTGTCTGGTTTCAAATAGAGAATTTTAATGGTTCTTCTGTGTAATTATGTGTGGAGTAGCGATAGGTGAAGTCTCATATGTATTCAGTTTTTATACCACTTAATATGTTTTATTACCTATCCTGGAATATTGAATGTTCATTTTGCGGAAGCATCCAGGTACAGTTTAACTACTACCACTTCCGCTGTTTTGGACATTAAGTTCGTGAAAAAGTTGTTTTGGACATTGACATGGTATACAAGGTATCACTTTGACCACTATTTGTTATAGTGATATATTTGTACAAATCACAAGGGTTATACATTATTGAAGTACTTTTCATGAAGAATCTAGTCATACAAATTTCATATTATTAATCGAGATATTGTTCTATATATTGATACTTGGTAGTCCAAACCAAAAATGTTGATTGCCTTTTGTGATGACTTATATTTGCAATTGGATGGATTAGTTTAGACTCAGTTTTGTCGCTCTGGGTTCTGTTTGCTATGGATATAATGATGCTATCATTGGCATCCATGTGTTGTCCAGGGTCATATTCTGAATGATGATGCAAAGTTCTTTGAGTGAAGGGTCTTCAAATCTGTACTACTGGAAAGCTAGGAGTGGTGGGGGCAAAATGTACTGTAATGCTCGACAAAGTATAACCAGAATATGTCATATTATGGTCGACAGTAGTTGATATATAGTTGCTCTGTCTAATCTGTTCCTTAGTTTTGGAATAAGGACCAGTAAATCAATGACAAAACAGCAGCAATGTCATTCATGTCTCTACCTGGCAAAGCTTTCATTTCTGCATCAACTATCATGAAATCATTTAGATAGGTATTGTGTCCTGTGAGTCTCACATTTGGGTTATCTTTATTGCGCTGGAGCACAAAATTTGCATCAGCACTGAATTATTAACCTTCTGAATTATTAACcttgttgttcttttttccTTCAGTAAAATGCCTTTAAAAGTTTGTGAAGATGCTGTGTGGCCCACCGTTACAGAAATCAAAGATTGAGAAGATCACCCCCTTTTCTATTCATAGTCAGTATATTTGAGATAACTTACATTCCATGCCAAGCTAGAGGGTGTATTCAATTCTCTTTCCATTTCCAGACCACTGTTGTTCTGCCAAGGTTCCTTCCAACTTCAACCAGTCATTGCTCCTTAAAATGCTCAGAGTTGTCTCTTTACAAACTGGGATGCTTATAGTAAACATAAAGTGTCTTAGACCTAACAGAGTAGCCAACTGGGCTCATAGGTAAACAATAAGAGTTTTAGGCATCAATGCATCACCTAGGGGCTAAGAGAGTATTTAATAAAGGAATATGGAACGATGAACGGTAGTTTAATTCGTAAATTTTGCACAAAACATACAACGATTTTTGAGTGAGCAGAAAGAGTTCCAACTTGAAGTGTTAACAATGACCGCACCagtatttattttctttaaacATTATCCTGTATTTTTGTTGCATACATTTTGAACTCATTTATATGTAGTGTGATGCACACCACTTTCTTTCTTAAATCATTGTCGATGCTTCGGTTATGGGAACACTATTGATTTCATTTAGGGACTGTTTGATGCAGCTTAAGCTCAGCACCTCTGTGCAAATGTTCTGAAGTCAAAGCTACGCTAGTGTAGTTGACTTGTGATCTTTCTTTCGCCAAGTCAACTCTCATCTGCATTAAGACCACACCAGACTACTTCATCAGGACTCAAAGCCAGTGCTTGTTTTGTGTGCTACGGGCTACAGCTCTACAACACTAAACCCTATTAACAAATGGAAGAGCATATATACCATTGAGGTCTAGATCAAAGACCTACCGGCTACTGTGGCTCCATGTCGTTATTGCAGTTCCCTTGGATGCTTACAGAGACCATTGTCCCATGTTCAAGGGTCTTAAGCTTCGCCTTGCTTGGTCCAGGTTCATGGAACTATATTTATATTTCCCTTCATAATCTCAACCTGTTTCCCCAATCAGCTTACACTTATCCTGCTCCATGCTTTGAATATTGAAGGTGTGGCTCAAATCAGGCGACACGACGAGAATAACTGAATAAAATATGCCTTGCAGCAGCTTGAATAAAATACTGCGCATGTGATGTGAGGACCGCAGATCTTGCATGATTCTGCCCGGAACCATAGATTGTCTTCCAAAATTGTCAGGTGTTAGCACTTCAACATGCTAGATCTGTGACCTGATGAGCATTGAGCGTTGTTCCATCTGGAAGGTTGGAGCTCGCATGTAGGACGTGGTGACATGGGGAGATGCTCCTTGCAGAAATGCTGTCCCAGTTCTTTGTCCGGATTATCTCACCCACCCGACTAATCCCGTATCATTGCTGCCAACATTGATGAGCTTGTCTTTGACAGGTTTGGAACACTGCTCATTAGGAGTATATTAGTATAGTGTACAATTCTGTCATTTTTCAGGTCCAGGATGACACAACCAGCCATACATGTTTCAGGCCGTCATCTTTCACCACTAACTTTTACAGTTCTTGTGTGCAATCATTTTGGGCAATCATTTTGGGCCAAATTTAGCGCTTCGAGGTTTCAGTCTGAATTTCGAGTACATTTCAGTATTTCACATGTAGTCCTGGCATGCAATTTTTTACACGAATCAGTACATATTCCACATAAACATTATGAAATAAGTGTTTCAAATACGGTTTGGGACCGTGAAAAGTACGGTTTGTAAAGGAGACTGTCATGGGTCAGGCCCATGGGGCATATTCGGTCGGCTTAGCAAGGAGGCGGCAACAGCCAGGGTTAGCATTGTCCCCGATCTCTACCGCATGTAGAAGGCATGGGAGCCCTAGGGCCAGCCTTCGTCGTTGCCAAATCATCGAGATCAAGTTATCATCAAGTTATCTTCAGATTaggaaataaatattttttaaatagaaatAATTTATATATAGTTAATGAATAGTTTGGATTTAAATTATGAAGGAGAACATAGTTTGCTTGATAGTCAAGATAGATTCTCTTCATATAAAGAGAGGTATTATATCTTTTGAAAATTAAGAAAGAAGAGATTGCATCTcttatctttctctctctccaccagCATCGTCGCACgccacctcctctccttcctccttgcAGTCGGCCACTCTGGGGCGCAAGAAGGCCATCCAACCCCGCCTTATAACCTCCTTTGACTACAATCTCTGCTATCCTCCCTCTACAAATAAGTGTCCACTACATCTGATATCAAAGACTATAGGTTCTGGCAGTGTTGGTGATCAGGATTTCAACAAGTTTGTGACAGAAGCACTCGAGAGGGTGCGAAAGGACCTCCATGACTTGACATCCATGATCAAAGACTTGCAACTCCGTATGGAACGCCAAGAGGAGCGCCTCACGAACAGCAACAAAGAAAGACGACGATCGACAACACCTCTGTGACACAAGAGGCTGCTGCTCGGTAGGAGGCTAAGGCCACACACACGACAACAGCCAGGCGTGTTGTCCGTGCGTTTGTGGCAGCCTCCTTAGGGGTGCCCGAAGACAGCTCTTCCGTGGACATGATCCACGTCATCCTCCCCAGCTTGTCCACGCCCATCATTCTGTCGTCATTCGGGATGCCTATCACGGCTTCTTCCTCCACTACGACACTTGACAGATGACCACCCCGCTATGACTTCATGGTACCTAAGTACCACAAGTTGTCGTTCCCCACCTTTGGCGGCAAGGATGACCCGCTCCCATAGCTCAATAGGTGTGATTACTTCTTTGTCAGGCAACACACTTTGGATGTGGAGAGGGTTTGGCTAGCCTCTTTTCACATGACAGGCGTCACGCAACAATGGTACATGCGCCTGTCCAAGGACTACAACCCTATCACATGGGAGTCTTTCTCTCGCCTCATCAACATCCGCTTCGGCCCTCTGATACGCCATAATCTGTTGGGTAAGCTTGTTGCCCTACGGAAGACGGGTTTCATAGATGAGTACACGGAGAAGTTCCTTGCACTTATTGCTCGCGCTAGGAACTTGAATGAAATACAACAAGTAAGCATATATATTGCAGGATTGACAGAGCCCTAAAAATGGACGTGGAACTCCAGGAGCCTAAGGACATGGAGGAGGCCATGAGCTTGGCATGCGCCTATGAGAGGCATGCCTATGTCATGGTTGTGGTCAGGTAGCATTCTATGACATCCAAGTTCGAAAGTTCGATGTCCATCCATCTTCTTCATACTCTACACCCTCATCGGCCAGGGCTGAGGGAACGACGACGATTGAAGGTACCTTGGGGGTGGTGCCTCGCTTGATACACGGAATCTTCAAGAATCTCACATCTGAGGAGATAACGGAGCATCGCTGACTCAACCTGTGCTTCAGCTTTGACGAGTAGTTCTCTAAGGGGCACAAATGCAAGCACTTGTTCCTCTTGGAACTCATCAACAGTGACACGGAAGAACAAGACGAGGGTGTGGCGTCCCTCATGATGATGAGGGGCGATCAGGAGCATCGTCTCCCCTGTGGCCACACCATGCGACTCTTGGCGGTCCTGCGTGAGGGTGAACTCCGTGTTCTTGTAGACATCGGTGCAACACACAACATAATTGATGAGTCCCTTGCACTTTGACTGGGGCTGCCATTGCGCCGTATTTAGATACCGATTACTGCCAGCACTGATGATCGCATCATCAACCGTGGCCTATGCCGTAACCTACCATTTGTCATTGAGTGGGAGGTCTTCTCCATCGACGGCAACACCTTCCCTTTGATGAGTGACACCAACACCATCCTGGGGACTCCATGGCTTTGTAGCCTACGTCTTATCCTTTGGGACTTTGTTCGCTTGGAAATGAGTTTCATTCACGACAACCTGACTGTTTGTTTCCTTGACATCAACACTACTTCACCTCCACCTTCTCAGGTGCCATTCTGGGTGGCGCATGTCACTTCACTACAGTCGCTAGCATCTGTTCTGGTCTTGCCTGCTTTCTCCTCAACACCATCGGGTGGCCACACGGGGCTTATTCTCTAGACTGGGTGGTAATCGTACTTTAGCAACAACCATGGAGGCAAGACCATTGCTAGGGCTATCACCGATCTTCACAGCATGTGAAAAGCGCGAGAGCCCTAGGGCCGGCTGCCGCCACCACCAAATCTTCAGATCAAGTCATCATCAAGTTATAAAATATCTTTTGAATAGGAATAGTTTATCTATAGTTAAGGAATAGTTTGGATTTAAATTAGGAAGAAACTCATAGTTTGCTTGGTAGTCAAGATAGGTTCTCTCTATATAACGAGAGATATTGtatctttttaaaattaaaaaagaagagaTCATATCTATTATCTTTCTCGCTCTCCATTCATGTGTACTGTTCACTAGTACCATCGCCACCAGCATCGTTGCATGCCACTCCTCTCCATCCTCCTTGCAACTGGCCACTCTGGAGCGTAAGAA
Coding sequences:
- the LOC133903980 gene encoding uncharacterized protein LOC133903980; amino-acid sequence: MDAKGLNGDKLESRLYVGNLDFRISESDVIKMFSPFGKITAEDFLWHTRGPKRGEPRGYAFVQYTTKEEAQLAKEKMNGKLVRGRPMVVHLASEKCSLDSGNSQRALKDKRLAGGSGGKSGQTDRAAKIAAIKNKLKSLEEEGCSTKRPRLKPDDLTGAGEQSHKKF